One stretch of Terriglobia bacterium DNA includes these proteins:
- a CDS encoding CsbD family protein, which yields MNKEILKGKWLQIKSDVPNWWGKVSDDDVDRIQGNTENFIRKLQERYGIGREQAEKEITDFLVMPDRERRRSA from the coding sequence TTGAACAAAGAGATCCTTAAAGGTAAGTGGCTGCAGATCAAGAGCGATGTCCCAAATTGGTGGGGAAAAGTCTCGGACGATGATGTCGACCGGATTCAAGGCAATACCGAAAACTTCATCCGAAAACTGCAGGAGCGATACGGCATTGGCCGTGAACAGGCAGAGAAAGAGATCACGGATTTTCTAGTGATGCCGGACCGTGAGCGGCGGCGCTCCGCTTAG
- a CDS encoding PA2169 family four-helix-bundle protein, whose product MNNNEVIAILDGLIETCKTGREEFRNAAESIQNSEFRRLFNIFSQQRVQFISELKSEVHRLGGDSVVEAGSEAEATAPLPSNTIPFRNPAAAKTTMRDEAGIISECQHEEEAAVNDYQEALKADLPLDVQYVVKRQYMDIKDAYDRIRILQRAA is encoded by the coding sequence ATGAACAACAATGAAGTGATTGCCATACTCGACGGACTCATCGAGACATGCAAGACAGGACGGGAGGAGTTTCGAAACGCCGCCGAAAGCATTCAGAACAGCGAGTTCCGGCGGCTGTTCAACATCTTCTCGCAGCAGCGAGTGCAGTTCATTTCGGAGCTGAAATCGGAGGTGCACCGGCTTGGCGGCGACAGCGTCGTTGAGGCCGGATCTGAGGCTGAGGCGACAGCGCCGCTTCCCAGCAATACGATACCGTTCCGGAATCCCGCAGCGGCGAAAACGACCATGCGCGATGAAGCGGGCATTATCTCGGAATGCCAGCACGAAGAAGAGGCTGCTGTGAATGACTATCAGGAAGCCTTGAAAGCCGATTTGCCGCTCGATGTTCAATACGTCGTCAAGCGGCAATATATGGACATAAAGGATGCTTACGATCGCATTCGAATTTTACAGCGCGCTGCCTGA
- a CDS encoding RidA family protein — protein sequence MSKRRSFEVPGLHHENPIPMGCIIGPFMMTSGIFGMEPVTRKTPADVESQCKFMFENIRRVMEAAGGSLEDIIKVVVWAKDKSFKEAVNKEWLAMFPDEHSRPARHTMLYQGFSGNALVQCEIIAVMQNKA from the coding sequence GTGAGTAAACGCCGAAGTTTTGAAGTACCCGGACTCCATCATGAGAACCCGATCCCGATGGGCTGTATCATCGGACCTTTTATGATGACCAGCGGAATATTCGGAATGGAACCGGTCACTCGCAAAACCCCCGCCGATGTCGAAAGCCAGTGCAAATTCATGTTCGAGAACATCCGGCGCGTCATGGAAGCAGCCGGCGGATCGCTTGAGGACATCATCAAGGTTGTTGTCTGGGCCAAGGATAAATCCTTCAAAGAAGCGGTCAATAAAGAATGGCTCGCGATGTTCCCCGATGAGCACTCCCGGCCCGCACGCCACACCATGCTGTACCAGGGTTTTTCCGGAAACGCGCTGGTTCAGTGTGAAATCATTGCCGTAATGCAGAACAAGGCTTGA
- a CDS encoding amylo-alpha-1,6-glucosidase — MPWSRTKGADRPDPVLLLTREWLVTNGLGGYASSSVSGACTRRYHGLLIASLPAPLGRMVMLSHFGEEIALADESVIDFSGEDLSEEHLDLHSAEFLSEFRLEAGLPVWRFDIQGCTIEKRLWMPHLQNTVHVSYRFLCDTGVLRLRLRPSMHFREHEAPVSLPMDKPYKVTACGEQYEISGEPSLPPLRFRLCGPNAGFVIQGGRFKTIFYRVEQSRGYDCCGPIWSPGYLRTTLRPGETFTVVVSTEPWEKILALDPKEAIDREMTRRRKLVEAARPEIKIGWPAELILAADQFIIAPNTRVGDAARAQAAGDDVRTVIAGYHWFTDWGRDTMISLEGLTLATGRHLEAGYILRTFSHYIRNGLIPNMFPEGENKGLYHTADATLWYFHAIEKYLAATGDRDTLSQLLPKLIDVIDHHVNGTDFGIGVDPADGLLRQGQTGYQLTWMDAKVGDWVVTPRRGKAVEINALWYNALRLTEGWVREEFGDKEAAKYSDLSKRAYDSFNSRFWYDTGGYLFDVVDSEGAEGANDPALRPNQLFSFSLSYPVLEPTRWKGVLDTVQQRLLTPYGLRSLAPGSQNYKPQYYGDLRSRDAAYHQGTVWAWLIGPYIDAWLRVYPDDFDGARKFLSGFSAHLADACIGSISEVFDADEPFIPRGCVAQAWSVAEVLRCWLKTSRKQP, encoded by the coding sequence ATGCCCTGGTCCAGAACTAAAGGGGCAGACCGGCCGGACCCCGTTCTACTGCTCACGCGGGAGTGGCTCGTAACCAACGGACTCGGCGGCTACGCCTCGAGCTCCGTCTCCGGCGCCTGCACGCGCCGGTACCACGGATTGCTGATTGCGTCGTTGCCGGCGCCCCTCGGCCGCATGGTGATGTTGAGCCATTTTGGTGAGGAAATCGCGCTGGCTGATGAGTCTGTAATCGATTTCAGCGGCGAAGATCTTTCCGAAGAGCATCTGGACCTGCACTCGGCTGAATTCCTCAGCGAGTTCCGCCTCGAAGCGGGATTGCCGGTCTGGCGCTTCGACATCCAGGGTTGCACGATCGAAAAGCGGCTGTGGATGCCGCACCTGCAAAACACTGTTCACGTCTCTTATCGATTTCTCTGCGACACCGGCGTCCTTCGTCTGCGGCTGCGCCCGTCGATGCACTTTCGGGAACATGAAGCCCCGGTATCGCTGCCCATGGATAAGCCATACAAGGTCACGGCCTGCGGCGAGCAATATGAGATTTCAGGCGAGCCATCGCTCCCGCCGCTGCGCTTCCGGCTTTGCGGTCCGAATGCAGGATTTGTTATTCAGGGCGGCCGGTTTAAAACCATCTTTTATCGAGTCGAGCAAAGCCGCGGCTATGACTGCTGTGGGCCGATATGGAGTCCAGGCTATCTGCGAACGACTCTGAGGCCGGGCGAGACATTCACCGTTGTCGTTTCCACCGAACCCTGGGAAAAGATTCTGGCGCTGGATCCCAAAGAGGCGATCGATCGGGAAATGACACGGCGGCGAAAACTTGTGGAAGCCGCGCGGCCCGAGATCAAGATCGGCTGGCCCGCCGAACTGATCCTCGCGGCGGATCAATTCATCATCGCGCCCAATACGCGCGTGGGCGATGCCGCCCGCGCGCAGGCGGCCGGCGATGATGTCCGCACCGTCATCGCAGGCTATCACTGGTTCACCGATTGGGGCCGCGACACCATGATCAGCCTGGAAGGACTGACGTTGGCCACCGGGCGCCACCTTGAAGCGGGATACATCCTCCGGACCTTCTCTCACTACATCAGGAATGGGCTTATCCCGAACATGTTTCCCGAAGGCGAAAACAAAGGGCTGTATCACACAGCCGATGCCACTCTGTGGTACTTCCATGCCATTGAAAAATACCTCGCTGCTACGGGCGATCGGGACACTCTCAGCCAACTTCTGCCAAAGCTGATCGATGTCATCGATCACCATGTCAACGGCACCGACTTCGGCATTGGCGTCGATCCGGCCGACGGACTCCTCCGGCAGGGACAAACGGGATATCAACTCACATGGATGGACGCCAAGGTCGGAGACTGGGTCGTTACGCCCCGCCGCGGCAAGGCCGTCGAGATCAATGCCCTGTGGTATAACGCACTGCGTCTGACGGAAGGATGGGTTCGAGAAGAATTCGGGGATAAGGAAGCCGCGAAATACAGCGACTTGTCCAAACGGGCATACGATTCGTTCAACAGCAGATTCTGGTATGACACCGGCGGCTATCTCTTCGATGTCGTCGATAGCGAAGGAGCCGAAGGGGCAAATGATCCGGCCTTGCGTCCGAATCAACTCTTCTCCTTCTCGCTCTCGTATCCAGTTCTCGAACCGACGCGCTGGAAGGGTGTGCTGGATACGGTACAGCAGCGCCTGTTGACACCGTACGGGCTGCGCAGTCTCGCACCCGGAAGCCAGAATTACAAGCCGCAATATTACGGCGACCTGCGCTCCCGCGACGCGGCATATCACCAGGGGACCGTGTGGGCCTGGCTCATCGGTCCGTATATCGACGCCTGGCTGCGCGTCTATCCGGACGATTTCGACGGAGCTCGAAAATTCCTGTCGGGGTTTTCCGCGCATCTGGCAGATGCATGCATCGGGTCCATCAGCGAAGTCTTCGATGCAGATGAACCCTTTATTCCGCGCGGATGCGTGGCGCAGGCATGGAGTGTCGCGGAAGTTCTGAGGTGCTGGCTGAAAACGTCACGAAAACAGCCCTAG
- a CDS encoding hemerythrin domain-containing protein, whose amino-acid sequence MHALKLLKTDHANVQSLFGQFERISASFEKKDEMFALIRRELQLHSRAEEEIFYPMLKALSGVGPDLASEAIKQHKEVDQLLTQISRLKPNDRSYDEKVEILIENVERHIEEEEGEIFRFAEENCSVEQLEDLGRQIEDRKRILDQQMAA is encoded by the coding sequence ATGCACGCTCTAAAGCTGCTCAAGACAGATCATGCGAATGTGCAAAGCCTGTTCGGACAATTCGAACGAATCAGCGCTTCCTTTGAGAAAAAAGATGAAATGTTCGCTCTGATCCGCCGCGAACTTCAGCTTCATTCCAGGGCCGAAGAGGAGATTTTTTATCCGATGCTCAAAGCACTCAGCGGGGTGGGGCCGGATCTCGCGTCCGAGGCCATCAAACAGCACAAAGAAGTCGATCAGCTGCTGACGCAGATTTCGCGTTTGAAACCCAACGACAGGAGCTACGACGAAAAAGTCGAGATCCTAATTGAAAACGTCGAGCGTCATATCGAAGAAGAAGAGGGGGAAATTTTCCGCTTCGCCGAGGAGAATTGTTCCGTGGAACAACTCGAAGATCTCGGCCGTCAGATCGAAGACAGAAAGAGAATTTTAGATCAGCAAATGGCGGCATGA
- a CDS encoding response regulator: MDKRSILVVEDSPTDEALLLRALEKSGITNPLVTVRDGVEAINYLFASGRYEFRNADEVPAIVLIDLNLPKLDGLEVLRRMRADYRTKLTPVAIFTSSIEEQDLINGYSLGANSYVRKPIEFSKFSKVVAQLVTYWVELNEPPPPGEKTWAHHFDRSA; encoded by the coding sequence GTGGATAAGCGATCAATTCTTGTCGTCGAGGATAGCCCCACCGATGAGGCTCTGCTGTTGCGCGCCCTCGAGAAATCAGGGATCACGAATCCACTTGTTACCGTGCGGGACGGCGTCGAGGCGATCAATTACCTGTTCGCGTCCGGACGCTATGAGTTCCGCAACGCGGATGAGGTTCCGGCCATTGTCCTGATTGATTTGAATCTCCCGAAACTCGACGGTCTTGAAGTGTTGCGCCGCATGCGGGCCGACTACCGGACGAAACTGACCCCCGTCGCGATTTTCACCTCGTCCATCGAGGAGCAGGATCTCATCAACGGCTACAGCCTCGGCGCCAACAGTTACGTACGCAAGCCCATTGAGTTCTCGAAATTCTCCAAAGTGGTTGCGCAGCTCGTCACATACTGGGTTGAGCTCAACGAACCGCCGCCTCCGGGTGAAAAGACCTGGGCACACCACTTCGACAGATCCGCCTGA
- a CDS encoding zinc-dependent alcohol dehydrogenase — protein sequence MRAVVWEGKHNVKVDRVEDPEILNPRDAIIKVTLTAICGSDLHLYDGSVPTMRPGDVLGHEFMGEVVELGKEVKNLAKGDWVVVPFAIACGRCFFCQRDMWSLCDNSNPNAWIADAAYGHSAAGLFGYSHMYGGYPGGQAEYVRVPFADVGPLKIYEPVPDEQVLFLSDIFPTGYMAAENCSIQPGDTIAVWGCGPVGLFAIKSAFMFGAERVIAIDRVLNRLIKARECGAETIDYSEVSVVESLKEITGGRGPDACIDAVGMESHGAALMAQPLREAIIACRKGGTISIPGVYGGFIDRFPAGAAFAKGLTLRMGQTHVHKYMPLLLEKIRRGDIDPSFVISHRFPLDDAPEAYRIFREKDDECIKVVMKP from the coding sequence ATGCGCGCAGTGGTTTGGGAAGGGAAGCACAACGTCAAGGTGGACCGCGTCGAGGATCCTGAAATCCTCAATCCGAGAGACGCGATAATCAAGGTCACTCTGACCGCAATCTGCGGCTCCGATCTTCATCTCTATGACGGCTCGGTCCCGACAATGCGTCCCGGCGATGTCCTTGGCCATGAGTTCATGGGTGAAGTCGTCGAGCTTGGAAAAGAGGTGAAGAACCTCGCCAAAGGCGACTGGGTGGTGGTTCCTTTCGCCATTGCCTGCGGCCGCTGTTTTTTCTGCCAGCGGGATATGTGGTCGTTGTGCGATAACAGCAACCCGAACGCTTGGATCGCGGACGCCGCCTATGGACATTCCGCCGCGGGATTGTTCGGCTATTCGCACATGTATGGTGGATATCCCGGCGGCCAGGCAGAATACGTCCGGGTTCCGTTCGCAGATGTCGGACCTCTCAAGATCTACGAACCGGTACCGGATGAACAGGTGCTCTTTCTGTCGGATATCTTTCCGACCGGTTACATGGCGGCCGAGAACTGCAGCATTCAACCGGGCGACACCATTGCCGTCTGGGGCTGCGGGCCCGTGGGGCTGTTTGCGATCAAAAGCGCGTTCATGTTCGGGGCGGAACGCGTGATTGCGATCGACCGCGTCTTGAACCGGCTGATCAAAGCCAGGGAGTGCGGCGCCGAAACCATCGATTATTCGGAAGTGAGTGTCGTGGAATCCTTAAAGGAGATAACCGGTGGCCGCGGGCCCGATGCCTGTATCGACGCCGTCGGAATGGAATCGCACGGCGCGGCGCTGATGGCCCAGCCTCTGCGTGAAGCGATCATCGCCTGCCGCAAAGGCGGCACGATTTCCATACCGGGCGTGTATGGAGGCTTTATTGATCGATTTCCCGCCGGGGCCGCTTTCGCCAAGGGTTTGACCCTGAGGATGGGACAAACTCACGTGCACAAATACATGCCGCTTCTGCTGGAGAAAATCCGGCGTGGAGATATCGACCCGTCGTTTGTTATCAGCCATCGCTTCCCGCTGGATGATGCGCCCGAGGCCTATCGGATCTTCCGCGAGAAAGATGACGAATGTATAAAGGTCGTCATGAAGCCGTGA
- a CDS encoding RNA-binding protein: protein MATLFMVNVPHNCSDNELTDWVESSGIEVRKVRLVKDLVAGVSPSFAYVEITERVPVADAVQKLNGHNIRERVIMVSEARRGATAA, encoded by the coding sequence ATGGCTACTCTTTTCATGGTGAACGTTCCTCATAACTGCAGCGACAACGAACTGACGGATTGGGTGGAATCGTCGGGCATTGAGGTCCGGAAAGTCCGGCTGGTCAAGGATCTGGTAGCCGGAGTTTCGCCCAGTTTTGCATATGTCGAAATTACTGAGAGGGTCCCCGTCGCGGATGCCGTTCAGAAGTTAAATGGCCACAACATCCGCGAACGGGTCATTATGGTGAGCGAGGCCCGCAGGGGCGCGACCGCGGCTTAG
- a CDS encoding hemerythrin domain-containing protein, translating into MKVTVLLRNDHETVKSLFDKFKKSNNGRMQNGKREVFNEIRREILIHSQMELEVFYPALAETSSARATELVSAAEREHHSVEKLLQELNLMNGGDKNFETKMDQLIDEVERHIEMEEEEIFDEARKNLPEYRLEELGLEMEQRRKILSTLAA; encoded by the coding sequence ATGAAAGTTACGGTGCTCCTGAGGAACGATCACGAAACGGTGAAATCGCTGTTCGATAAATTCAAGAAATCCAACAACGGACGGATGCAGAACGGGAAGCGGGAAGTGTTCAACGAGATCCGCCGCGAAATCCTGATCCACTCGCAAATGGAGCTGGAAGTCTTTTATCCGGCGCTCGCGGAGACCTCGTCGGCTCGGGCGACGGAGCTGGTGTCCGCCGCCGAGCGCGAACATCACTCCGTGGAGAAACTGCTTCAGGAATTGAATCTGATGAACGGAGGCGACAAGAATTTCGAGACCAAAATGGACCAGTTGATCGACGAGGTCGAGCGGCATATCGAAATGGAAGAAGAGGAAATTTTCGACGAAGCACGGAAAAACCTCCCCGAGTACCGTCTCGAAGAACTCGGACTGGAAATGGAACAGCGGCGAAAGATTTTAAGTACTCTGGCGGCCTAG
- a CDS encoding (2Fe-2S)-binding protein, with the protein MSNITLKVNGKTHALDLDPATPLLYVLRNDLALRGPRFGCGLGQCGACTVIINGVATRSCITPLSSVKNEITTLEGLAKNGKLHPVQQAWIDEQVPQCGFCQNGQIMTAKAMLDKTPHPTDSQIRQTMATTLCRCMTYYRVQLAIKRAAKMIASNLTGSKKEVTA; encoded by the coding sequence ATGAGCAACATCACGTTGAAGGTGAACGGCAAAACGCACGCCCTGGATCTCGATCCGGCCACTCCACTGCTGTACGTGCTTCGCAACGATCTCGCCTTGCGGGGTCCACGGTTTGGTTGCGGGCTCGGCCAGTGCGGAGCGTGCACCGTCATCATTAATGGCGTTGCGACCAGGTCGTGCATCACACCTCTCTCCAGTGTGAAGAATGAGATCACGACCCTCGAAGGACTGGCGAAGAACGGCAAGCTTCATCCGGTGCAGCAGGCCTGGATCGACGAGCAGGTTCCGCAGTGCGGTTTCTGCCAGAACGGACAGATCATGACGGCCAAGGCGATGCTCGACAAGACGCCGCATCCGACGGATTCGCAGATCCGGCAAACCATGGCAACGACCCTGTGCCGCTGCATGACGTACTACCGCGTCCAGCTTGCGATCAAGCGCGCCGCCAAAATGATTGCCTCCAATCTGACCGGTTCGAAGAAAGAGGTGACGGCATGA
- a CDS encoding SRPBCC family protein, which translates to MNRNTQVLLAGAGTVVGLYAVNRAFSKTIHTLPYGYGIKLKKAVTVNGTAEHLYQYWRDLKNLPRLFENVLSVDVLDETHSHWTLKAPGGMTMEWDAEITVDRENDMIGWRSLDGADIDNAGYIRFERATGGRGTVVRVALQYNPPAGKLGAALSTLFGERPASQIQEALRKFKQVMETGEIPIAMDERKLTHSEEPVEAASEDSFPASDPPAWTGTTGPTG; encoded by the coding sequence ATGAACCGAAACACGCAGGTGCTGCTGGCAGGCGCCGGCACGGTTGTCGGACTCTATGCCGTCAACCGGGCTTTCAGCAAGACCATTCATACGCTGCCGTACGGTTATGGAATCAAGCTGAAGAAGGCGGTGACGGTGAACGGTACGGCGGAGCATCTGTATCAGTACTGGAGAGATCTGAAGAATCTGCCGAGGCTTTTTGAGAATGTCCTGTCGGTGGATGTTCTTGATGAAACCCATTCCCACTGGACATTGAAGGCTCCCGGCGGAATGACTATGGAGTGGGATGCAGAGATTACGGTCGATCGTGAAAACGACATGATCGGCTGGCGATCGCTGGACGGCGCCGATATCGACAATGCCGGCTACATCCGGTTTGAGCGCGCCACCGGCGGACGCGGGACCGTGGTTCGCGTCGCGCTGCAATACAATCCGCCCGCAGGGAAGCTGGGTGCAGCCCTATCCACGTTATTCGGCGAAAGGCCGGCCAGTCAGATCCAGGAAGCGCTCCGGAAATTCAAACAGGTCATGGAAACCGGAGAAATTCCGATCGCTATGGACGAGCGGAAGCTGACTCATTCTGAAGAGCCGGTCGAAGCGGCGTCGGAAGACTCATTTCCGGCGAGCGATCCTCCTGCCTGGACGGGCACGACCGGCCCTACCGGCTAA
- a CDS encoding methyltransferase domain-containing protein yields the protein MKLLKEFIADPEMVGAIAESSSFLARMIVEGLDLENAEAVLEYGPGTGAVTDFILRELKPDAKFAAIEVNSEFAACFRARHPNVTLFEDSAANVRGICDHAGIEAADCIVSGLPWGGFPDAVQVKLMDEMMTVLKPGGAFVTFAYVHAAGLQPRGRRFAALLPRYFTTVTKSPVVWLNVPPAFVYRCRR from the coding sequence GTGAAGCTGCTCAAGGAATTCATAGCCGATCCGGAAATGGTCGGGGCTATTGCGGAAAGCTCTTCATTTCTGGCTCGAATGATCGTTGAAGGGCTGGATCTTGAGAACGCCGAAGCGGTTCTGGAATACGGACCCGGAACCGGCGCTGTCACCGATTTCATCCTGCGCGAATTGAAGCCCGATGCGAAATTCGCCGCGATCGAGGTGAATTCCGAATTCGCCGCCTGCTTCAGAGCCCGCCATCCCAACGTCACATTGTTCGAGGACAGCGCCGCCAACGTCCGCGGCATTTGCGATCATGCCGGGATTGAGGCGGCCGATTGTATCGTCTCGGGTTTGCCCTGGGGCGGTTTCCCCGATGCGGTCCAGGTCAAGCTCATGGACGAGATGATGACCGTCTTGAAACCCGGTGGAGCCTTCGTGACCTTCGCCTATGTTCATGCTGCAGGTTTGCAACCGAGGGGCCGCAGATTCGCGGCGCTCCTGCCGCGATATTTCACAACCGTAACGAAGAGTCCTGTCGTCTGGTTGAACGTGCCGCCTGCCTTCGTTTACCGCTGCCGCCGCTAG
- a CDS encoding DUF3309 family protein yields the protein MILLLVLLILLLVGTTPAWGYSRGWGYYPSGTIGIILIILIIMMALGRF from the coding sequence ATGATTTTATTACTCGTGTTACTCATTCTTCTCCTGGTTGGAACGACACCTGCGTGGGGATACAGCCGGGGTTGGGGATATTACCCGTCAGGAACGATCGGCATCATTCTCATTATCCTGATCATCATGATGGCACTGGGAAGATTCTAA
- the treZ gene encoding malto-oligosyltrehalose trehalohydrolase has product MSTVLQRRLPIGAEPAGGGVHFRVWAPCRNHVEVVIEGSKAVVLGREPNGYFSGIVDFAGSGMLYRFRLDHGDRLFPDPASRYQPDGPHGPSQFIQSSLYRWEDETWNGMRIEGQVIYEMHIGTFTAAGTWNAARDALRELADDGITLLEIMPVAEFPGRFGWGYDGVDLFAPTRLYGTPDDFRSFVDRAHSLGLGVILDVVYNHLGPEGNYLKEFSPGYFTDRHENEWGEAINFDGADCGPVREFFLSNARYWIEEFHLDGLRLDATQQIFDESPDHILAAITREARAAAGRRSIVIIAENEPQNARTVRHPDAGGYGLDAIWNDDFHHTAQVAMTGKKEAYYSDYNGSPQELISALRWGFLYQGQYYSWQRQLRGSYAFDVEPASFISFIENHDQLANSESGSRPRQLTTFGRYKAVTALLLLGPATPMLFQGQEYGATTPFLYFADHGKELAALVERGRSDFIAQFPSIGNGHTEFRMGAPHDRRTFASCTLNPEERRQNSHLVALHRDLLRLRREDPVFHAQRSDWIHGAVLGPEAFVLRFLAEPHGERLILVNLGRTLTLRPNPEPLLAPPRSGRWELLWCSDDPKYLGPGCPPIRTAGSWNVPGHCAVVFNERRIGD; this is encoded by the coding sequence ATGTCGACAGTGCTCCAGCGGCGGCTCCCTATCGGGGCGGAGCCGGCCGGCGGTGGTGTGCATTTCCGAGTGTGGGCGCCCTGCCGCAATCACGTAGAGGTGGTGATCGAAGGATCGAAGGCCGTCGTGCTCGGCCGCGAGCCCAACGGATATTTCTCAGGCATCGTCGACTTTGCAGGGTCCGGCATGCTGTACCGGTTTCGCCTTGATCATGGCGACCGCCTTTTTCCGGATCCGGCCTCGCGCTATCAGCCCGACGGACCTCACGGTCCATCGCAATTCATCCAGTCTTCTTTGTATCGCTGGGAAGACGAAACATGGAACGGCATGCGGATCGAAGGCCAGGTGATTTATGAAATGCACATCGGTACGTTCACCGCCGCCGGGACCTGGAACGCGGCGCGTGATGCATTGCGGGAACTCGCCGACGACGGAATCACTCTTCTCGAGATCATGCCGGTTGCCGAGTTTCCCGGCCGCTTCGGTTGGGGCTACGACGGGGTCGACCTTTTCGCGCCAACGCGCCTCTACGGCACGCCGGACGACTTCAGATCGTTTGTAGATCGCGCGCATTCGCTTGGACTGGGAGTGATTCTCGACGTGGTTTATAACCATCTCGGCCCGGAGGGCAATTACCTCAAGGAATTCTCCCCCGGCTACTTCACGGACCGTCACGAGAACGAGTGGGGCGAAGCCATCAACTTCGACGGCGCCGATTGCGGCCCGGTTCGCGAGTTCTTTCTCTCGAATGCCCGGTATTGGATCGAGGAATTTCATCTCGACGGCCTCCGGCTTGACGCGACGCAGCAGATATTCGACGAATCGCCGGATCATATTCTCGCGGCCATCACACGTGAAGCCCGGGCCGCCGCCGGCCGCCGCTCGATTGTTATCATCGCGGAGAACGAACCGCAGAACGCCCGCACCGTGCGGCATCCCGATGCAGGAGGCTACGGCCTGGATGCCATCTGGAACGACGACTTCCATCACACCGCCCAGGTGGCGATGACCGGAAAGAAAGAAGCGTATTACTCCGATTACAACGGAAGCCCGCAGGAACTGATCTCGGCATTGAGGTGGGGATTCTTGTATCAAGGTCAATATTACTCGTGGCAGCGGCAGTTGCGCGGCAGCTATGCATTCGATGTCGAACCGGCGTCATTCATCAGTTTCATCGAAAATCACGATCAACTGGCGAATTCGGAGAGCGGCTCGCGGCCCCGTCAATTGACGACCTTCGGGCGATACAAAGCCGTCACCGCACTCCTGCTGCTCGGCCCAGCCACACCGATGCTTTTCCAGGGACAGGAGTACGGCGCTACCACGCCATTTCTCTATTTCGCGGACCATGGAAAAGAGCTCGCGGCGCTGGTCGAACGGGGCCGTTCCGATTTCATAGCGCAATTTCCAAGCATTGGAAACGGTCACACCGAATTCAGGATGGGCGCTCCCCACGATCGACGCACATTTGCCAGCTGCACGCTGAACCCTGAGGAAAGACGGCAGAATTCGCACCTGGTTGCGTTGCATCGCGACCTGCTGAGGCTGCGGCGCGAGGATCCGGTGTTCCACGCCCAGCGCTCCGACTGGATTCACGGCGCTGTGCTCGGCCCTGAAGCATTCGTTCTGCGGTTTCTCGCCGAGCCGCATGGAGAGCGATTGATCCTGGTCAATCTGGGCCGGACGCTGACGCTGCGCCCCAATCCGGAACCACTGTTAGCGCCTCCCAGGAGCGGCCGTTGGGAACTGCTATGGTGCAGCGACGATCCTAAATATCTGGGTCCCGGATGTCCACCGATCCGAACGGCCGGATCGTGGAATGTCCCCGGACATTGCGCGGTGGTGTTCAATGAAAGAAGAATTGGCGATTGA
- a CDS encoding fibronectin type III domain-containing protein: protein MLAANQALSAANSAALDGGRKAVAQRDHAKEVVVKLLDQLAKYVQGNCQDDVTILLSSGFKAQSSTKTAAATACGSIRYFKPGPSSGQAQGRLVAVPGAGSYELRWAPVPAGGVPGAWISQPVMNLRSVTVISGLTPGATYAFQARAVVQSAYTDWSDSVTMMAT from the coding sequence TTGCTTGCGGCCAACCAGGCGTTGTCCGCGGCGAATTCGGCGGCATTGGACGGAGGCAGGAAAGCCGTAGCTCAACGGGATCATGCGAAGGAAGTCGTCGTGAAGCTTCTGGACCAGCTCGCCAAGTATGTCCAGGGGAACTGCCAGGACGACGTGACGATTCTTCTCTCGTCTGGTTTCAAAGCGCAGTCGTCCACGAAGACGGCGGCGGCTACGGCGTGCGGCTCGATCCGGTATTTCAAACCGGGTCCGTCGAGTGGCCAGGCCCAGGGCAGGCTCGTTGCTGTCCCGGGCGCAGGCAGCTATGAACTGCGTTGGGCGCCGGTTCCGGCCGGCGGTGTTCCGGGCGCGTGGATCAGCCAGCCGGTCATGAATCTTCGTTCGGTAACGGTCATCTCGGGCTTGACGCCGGGTGCCACCTACGCGTTTCAGGCTCGTGCCGTCGTCCAGTCCGCTTACACGGATTGGAGTGATTCGGTCACCATGATGGCGACGTAG